The window AGTGACTTTAAAAGATCACACCCTGGATTTTGAGCATGAATATATTTTTGTGCCTTCTACCAGAGAAAAGCTTAAGAAGAATAAACATTCCATTCTTTCAAATATAGCTTTGGCTGTAGTGGGGTATAAAGTTGGTGATATCATCGACTGGCCTTTCAGAGAAGGGGAAAGAAAAATTGAAATTGTAAAAGTGGAAGCCTGGGAAGGATAACACTTGTCATATAGGGTTGAATTTACGAAGAAGACGTGGTCCATTTTGGGCTGCGTTTTCTGTTTCTTGAGATAAAAATGTTGGAAAACGCTAAGGCGCAAGTTTTTTACCTGCGATAAAATTGTATACCATTGAAAAATTCCACGAGTACACGAATAATTTTAATTACATTGTCATTTATGTGCCTATTTGATAAAAGATTTTAAACCACATAGGCACATAGATTTTAGAGAAGATAAGGAGTTGTTGGATTTAATATAAAAAGCATTTATAAAAGAAATTCGTGCATTCGTGGCTAAAAATAAGTATTATTCTTGCTGAAGATCTTTTGATCTTCTTGCGCCTTAAAATATACATAATCCTGATAAGGCCTTTGCGCCTTCGCGTTTATCCAACAAAATATACCCTAGTATAAGTTTTAGCCTGATTATTTAACAAATGATAAAAAAACATCTTGATATGAGACT of the Chryseobacterium capnotolerans genome contains:
- a CDS encoding GreA/GreB family elongation factor, whose translation is MSDHITVTTGIYDAIKDTLRRKKVSIEEEKRLADELRKAKQVLRRDLPEDIVTVNRKVTLKDHTLDFEHEYIFVPSTREKLKKNKHSILSNIALAVVGYKVGDIIDWPFREGERKIEIVKVEAWEG